From a region of the Zingiber officinale cultivar Zhangliang chromosome 10B, Zo_v1.1, whole genome shotgun sequence genome:
- the LOC122029554 gene encoding zinc finger CCCH domain-containing protein 32-like isoform X3, with protein sequence MAAGSSHNASSQELGKLMENLKIEKDGQESADASPDSYPRRPGEPDCKYYLKMGCCKYGSKCKYNHPTMEQETIHRDELPRREDKPDCQDVQSCSYFMKTGSCKFGVTCKFNHPDPANVGGMFFPSGPSVYGFTGYSTTTGGSHSSGGYPSWPSSWTLYPNNPYVQGPPAYSPHIQQSWRTYMPPASTNVPSMNDLRPSSSTSGIFPERPDEPDCEYYMKTGSCKYGSSCKYNHPKGRNQEADSVIGPYGLPLRPGLPTCKYYAANGNCKYGATCKFDHPVIAVYPWPEAASTSAYPYQNGRELTWRASNSSPSLRTPTELGQLKTPPRAIPAQYVNNNEHESQSSTLSPNHPAPNSESSGNQSDEG encoded by the exons ATGGCAGCCGGCTCTTCGCACAACGCATCGTCGCAGGAACTTGGGA AGCTTATGGAGAACCTGAAGATTGAGAAGGATGGACAGGAGAGCGCTGATGCCAGTCCCGATTCCTATCCTCGACGCCCAGGAGAACCTGATTGCAAGTACTATTTGAAAATGGGTTGCTGCAAATATGGAAGCAAGTGCAAATATAACCATCCTACCATGGAACAG GAGACTATTCATAGAGATGAACTGCCCCGGAGGGAAGACAAACCAGATTGCCAG GATGTGCAGTCATGTTCCTACTTTATGAAAACTGGATCTTGTAAATTTGGAGTCACATGCAAGTTTAATCATCCGGATCCTGCCAATGTTGGAGGCATGTTTTTTCCGTCTGGACCTTCAGTCTATGGCTTTACCGGATACTCTACAACCACAGGAGGATCACACTCTTCAGGAGGATATCCTTCATGGCCTTCCTCATGGACCCTTTATCCGAATAATCCTTATGTGCAAGGACCTCCTGCTTACAGTCCTCATATCCAGCAGAGTTGGAGGACATACATG CCACCTGCAAGTACAAATGTTCCCTCTATGAATGATCTTCGGCCAAGTTCGAGCACGTCTGGTATTTTCCCAGAGAGACCTGACGAACCAGATTGTGAATACTACATGAAGACAGGGAGCTGCAAGTATGGTAGTTCTTGCAAGTATAATCACCCTAAAGGGAGAAACCAAGAAGCTGACAGTGTCATTGGACCCTACGGCCTTCCTCTCAGACCA GGTTTGCCTACATGCAAATACTATGCTGCTAATGGAAATTGCAAGTATGGTGCAACTTGCAAATTCGATCACCCGGTTATTGCTGTTTACCCTTGGCCGGAAGCAGCTTCAACATCAGCATATCCTTACCAAAATGGTAGAGAGCTTACATGGAGGGCATCAAACAGCAGTCCATCCCTTAGGACCCCTACAGAACTTGGTCAGCTCAAGACTCCTCCGAGAGCCATTCCGGCACAGTATGTGAACAACAATGAACACGAGAGTCAATCTTCGACACTTTCTCCAAACCATCCTGCTCCGAATTCAGAGTCGTCAGGAAATCAATCGGACGAGGGCTAG
- the LOC122029554 gene encoding zinc finger CCCH domain-containing protein 5-like isoform X1, producing MAAGSSHNASSQELGKLMENLKIEKDGQESADASPDSYPRRPGEPDCKYYLKMGCCKYGSKCKYNHPTMEQETIHRDELPRREDKPDCQFFLKTGFCKFGTTCKYHHPQDKPAVQLPSLNVFGLPLRKDVQSCSYFMKTGSCKFGVTCKFNHPDPANVGGMFFPSGPSVYGFTGYSTTTGGSHSSGGYPSWPSSWTLYPNNPYVQGPPAYSPHIQQSWRTYMPPASTNVPSMNDLRPSSSTSGIFPERPDEPDCEYYMKTGSCKYGSSCKYNHPKGRNQEADSVIGPYGLPLRPGLPTCKYYAANGNCKYGATCKFDHPVIAVYPWPEAASTSAYPYQNGRELTWRASNSSPSLRTPTELGQLKTPPRAIPAQYVNNNEHESQSSTLSPNHPAPNSESSGNQSDEG from the exons ATGGCAGCCGGCTCTTCGCACAACGCATCGTCGCAGGAACTTGGGA AGCTTATGGAGAACCTGAAGATTGAGAAGGATGGACAGGAGAGCGCTGATGCCAGTCCCGATTCCTATCCTCGACGCCCAGGAGAACCTGATTGCAAGTACTATTTGAAAATGGGTTGCTGCAAATATGGAAGCAAGTGCAAATATAACCATCCTACCATGGAACAG GAGACTATTCATAGAGATGAACTGCCCCGGAGGGAAGACAAACCAGATTGCCAG TTTTTTCTCAAAACTGGATTTTGTAAGTTTGGCACAACTTGCAAGTATCATCATCCACAAGACAAGCCTGCTGTCCAATTACCTTCGCTGAATGTCTTCGGTCTACCATTGCGAAAG GATGTGCAGTCATGTTCCTACTTTATGAAAACTGGATCTTGTAAATTTGGAGTCACATGCAAGTTTAATCATCCGGATCCTGCCAATGTTGGAGGCATGTTTTTTCCGTCTGGACCTTCAGTCTATGGCTTTACCGGATACTCTACAACCACAGGAGGATCACACTCTTCAGGAGGATATCCTTCATGGCCTTCCTCATGGACCCTTTATCCGAATAATCCTTATGTGCAAGGACCTCCTGCTTACAGTCCTCATATCCAGCAGAGTTGGAGGACATACATG CCACCTGCAAGTACAAATGTTCCCTCTATGAATGATCTTCGGCCAAGTTCGAGCACGTCTGGTATTTTCCCAGAGAGACCTGACGAACCAGATTGTGAATACTACATGAAGACAGGGAGCTGCAAGTATGGTAGTTCTTGCAAGTATAATCACCCTAAAGGGAGAAACCAAGAAGCTGACAGTGTCATTGGACCCTACGGCCTTCCTCTCAGACCA GGTTTGCCTACATGCAAATACTATGCTGCTAATGGAAATTGCAAGTATGGTGCAACTTGCAAATTCGATCACCCGGTTATTGCTGTTTACCCTTGGCCGGAAGCAGCTTCAACATCAGCATATCCTTACCAAAATGGTAGAGAGCTTACATGGAGGGCATCAAACAGCAGTCCATCCCTTAGGACCCCTACAGAACTTGGTCAGCTCAAGACTCCTCCGAGAGCCATTCCGGCACAGTATGTGAACAACAATGAACACGAGAGTCAATCTTCGACACTTTCTCCAAACCATCCTGCTCCGAATTCAGAGTCGTCAGGAAATCAATCGGACGAGGGCTAG
- the LOC122029554 gene encoding zinc finger CCCH domain-containing protein 5-like isoform X2, translated as MENLKIEKDGQESADASPDSYPRRPGEPDCKYYLKMGCCKYGSKCKYNHPTMEQETIHRDELPRREDKPDCQFFLKTGFCKFGTTCKYHHPQDKPAVQLPSLNVFGLPLRKDVQSCSYFMKTGSCKFGVTCKFNHPDPANVGGMFFPSGPSVYGFTGYSTTTGGSHSSGGYPSWPSSWTLYPNNPYVQGPPAYSPHIQQSWRTYMPPASTNVPSMNDLRPSSSTSGIFPERPDEPDCEYYMKTGSCKYGSSCKYNHPKGRNQEADSVIGPYGLPLRPGLPTCKYYAANGNCKYGATCKFDHPVIAVYPWPEAASTSAYPYQNGRELTWRASNSSPSLRTPTELGQLKTPPRAIPAQYVNNNEHESQSSTLSPNHPAPNSESSGNQSDEG; from the exons ATGGAGAACCTGAAGATTGAGAAGGATGGACAGGAGAGCGCTGATGCCAGTCCCGATTCCTATCCTCGACGCCCAGGAGAACCTGATTGCAAGTACTATTTGAAAATGGGTTGCTGCAAATATGGAAGCAAGTGCAAATATAACCATCCTACCATGGAACAG GAGACTATTCATAGAGATGAACTGCCCCGGAGGGAAGACAAACCAGATTGCCAG TTTTTTCTCAAAACTGGATTTTGTAAGTTTGGCACAACTTGCAAGTATCATCATCCACAAGACAAGCCTGCTGTCCAATTACCTTCGCTGAATGTCTTCGGTCTACCATTGCGAAAG GATGTGCAGTCATGTTCCTACTTTATGAAAACTGGATCTTGTAAATTTGGAGTCACATGCAAGTTTAATCATCCGGATCCTGCCAATGTTGGAGGCATGTTTTTTCCGTCTGGACCTTCAGTCTATGGCTTTACCGGATACTCTACAACCACAGGAGGATCACACTCTTCAGGAGGATATCCTTCATGGCCTTCCTCATGGACCCTTTATCCGAATAATCCTTATGTGCAAGGACCTCCTGCTTACAGTCCTCATATCCAGCAGAGTTGGAGGACATACATG CCACCTGCAAGTACAAATGTTCCCTCTATGAATGATCTTCGGCCAAGTTCGAGCACGTCTGGTATTTTCCCAGAGAGACCTGACGAACCAGATTGTGAATACTACATGAAGACAGGGAGCTGCAAGTATGGTAGTTCTTGCAAGTATAATCACCCTAAAGGGAGAAACCAAGAAGCTGACAGTGTCATTGGACCCTACGGCCTTCCTCTCAGACCA GGTTTGCCTACATGCAAATACTATGCTGCTAATGGAAATTGCAAGTATGGTGCAACTTGCAAATTCGATCACCCGGTTATTGCTGTTTACCCTTGGCCGGAAGCAGCTTCAACATCAGCATATCCTTACCAAAATGGTAGAGAGCTTACATGGAGGGCATCAAACAGCAGTCCATCCCTTAGGACCCCTACAGAACTTGGTCAGCTCAAGACTCCTCCGAGAGCCATTCCGGCACAGTATGTGAACAACAATGAACACGAGAGTCAATCTTCGACACTTTCTCCAAACCATCCTGCTCCGAATTCAGAGTCGTCAGGAAATCAATCGGACGAGGGCTAG